Proteins from a single region of Apium graveolens cultivar Ventura chromosome 7, ASM990537v1, whole genome shotgun sequence:
- the LOC141672366 gene encoding rop guanine nucleotide exchange factor 14-like: MIMRRRLACCTRNSNISLDFDQQENMMTYNGLESCIINNQSYENDSGTSRGDGCVTDSLDGDDSSCSSSNNASGSFSSHWTSMKRDEKGRDEWQLSDSPQKPYVKEKQAYKIEVLDVETMKQKFAKLLLGDDITGGQKGVSSALALSKAITNLAALVFGELWKLEPLSEERKNKWRREMDWLLSPTNYMIELVPAKQHGIDGQTLEIMTPKARADIHMNLPALQKLDSMLIETLDSMIDNEFWYVEGGSRAEGRSNSTGKWWLPSPQVPIAGLSDSERKKLLNLGKVVHQVFKAAKSINKNVLLEMPVPDVIREALPKSGKANLGEDLYSNLTAESPTVEEVLHALNLKSEHRALEVVNKLEAAAFAWKHRMLEQSTSESPNRTSWPFMKDSESETEKTEYLLNQAESLVQEIKARFPKLPQSFLDVKKIQYGKDVGQSILEAYSRVLANLAFSILSRIGDILQEEVLSNPNSPVATCNFPGVNLNRSDKRMPSLKLRHSLINQMNIVDGQFREPNTIKYRKYESWDDEHRTSLMTGTTGQSRVWCLSRDACGSLSTLSPQSSP, encoded by the exons ATGATCATGAGAAGAAGGTTGGCTTGTTGTACCAGAAACTCTAATATTAGCCTTGATTTTGATCAACAAGAAA ATATGATGACATACAATGGACTCGAGAGCTGCATCATTAACAATCAATCTTACGAGAATGATAGCGGAACAAGCAGGGGAGATGGCTGCGTAACTGATTCATTGGATGGAGATGACTCGAGTTGTTCTTCCAGCAACAATGCCTCAGGATCATTTTCTTCACACTGGACATCGATGAAGAGAGACGAGAAAGGCCGGGATGAATGGCAACTCTCTGACAGTCCCCAGAAGCCTTATGTTAAAGAGAAACAAGCTTACAAGATTGAAGTTTTAGATGTTGAGACGATGAAACAAAAGTTTGCGAAGCTGTTGCTTGGTGATGATATTACAGGAGGACAGAAGGGTGTATCGAGTGCTTTAGCATTGTCGAAAGCCATAACAAATCTTGCAGCACTGGTTTTCGGAGAGCTATGGAAACTGGAACCACTGTCCGAGGAAAGGAAGAATAAATGGCGAAGAGAAATGGACTGGCTACTGTCCCCTACGAACTATATGATTGAGCTGGTTCCGGCTAAGCAACATGGCATCGATGGCCAGACCTTGGAG ATAATGACACCAAAAGCTCGAGCAGATATCCATATGAATCTTCCAGCACTTCAGAAGTTGGACTCTATGCTTATT GAAACGTTGGATTCAATGATTGACAATGAATTTTGGTACGTGGAAGGGGGTAGTCGAGCAGAAGGAAGGAGCAACAGCACTGGAAAATGGTGGCTTCCGTCGCCACAAGTGCCCATAGCAGGGCTATCAGATAGTGAAAGGAAGAAACTGCTAAATCTGGGTAAAGTAgttcatcaagttttcaaggcTGCAAAATCCATCAATAAAAATGTCTTGCTCGAGATGCCTGTTCCTGATGTTATACGGGAGGCACTACCCAAG TCTGGAAAGGCAAACCTTGGGGAAGATCTTTACAGTAACCTAACTGCTGAATCACCGACAGTGGAAGAAGTGCTTCATGCCCTCAATTTAAAATCTGAACATAGGGCTCTTGAAGTCGTTAACAAGTTGGAAGCAGCAGCATTTGCATGGAAACATAGAATGTTAGAGCAAAGTACCAGTGAATCTCCAAATCGAACATCATGGCCTTTTATGAAGGATTCAGAATCTGAAACGGAGAAGACGGAATACTTGTTAAACCAGGCTGAAAGTCTAGTACAGGAAATAAAAGCCAGATTCCCAAAACTTCCCCAATCATTCCTGGATGTCAAAAAAATCCAATATGGCAAG GATGTTGGCCAGTCAATCCTAGAGGCTTATTCTCGGGTTCTTGCAAACTTAGCATTCAGCATACTCTCTAGGATAGGAGATATTCTGCAGGAAGAAGTTTTAAGTAATCCGAATTCCCCTGTTGCAACATGCAACTTTCCCGGAGTAAACCTTAACAGAAGTGATAAGAGGATGCCAAGTCTGAAATTGAGACACTCTCTCATCAATCAGATGAATATTGTAGATGGCCAGTTTCGTGAACCAAATACAATCAAGTATAGAAAATATGAGTCCTGGGACGATGAACACAGAACGAGTTTAATGACCGGAACAACTGGTCAAAGCAGAGTATGGTGCCTAAGCAGAGATGCATGTGGCAGTCTTTCGACTCTTTCCCCTCAAAGTTCCCCCTGA
- the LOC141672367 gene encoding uncharacterized protein LOC141672367 isoform X1 has product MASTSYPRVTLPELPQRSLITKISFSKCLEKTQFSRKSRNVMSPRIVHGYASNFSLRCSVADVDSKTSPAHVEVKTCTWKWKGYSIRYQCAGSSGLALVLVHGFGANSDHWRKNIPVLAQSQKVYAIDLIGYGYSEKPSPSDFGSDSFYTFETWGAQLNDFCTDVVKDEAFFICNSIGGLVGLQAAIMKPQICKGVLLLNISLRMLHITKQPWFGRPLIRAFQNLLRNTALGKYFFKSVATPDSVKNILCQCYHDTSQVTDELVQAILLPGLEPGAVDVFLEFICYSDGPLPEELLPQVKCPVLIAWGDKDPWEPIELGRAYGDFDTVEDFVVLPDVGHCPQDEAPHLVNPLVESFVARHATTTY; this is encoded by the exons atgGCAAGTACAAGTTATCCCAGGGTGACACTGCCTGAACTACCTCAAAGATCATTAATAACAAAGATTTCATTTTCAAAATGTTTAGAAAAAACCCAGTtttcaagaaaatcaagaaatgTTATGAGTCCGAGGATTGTTCATGGGTATGCATCAAATTTTAGTTTGAGATGTTCTGTTGCAGATGTTGATTCAAAAACCAGTCCTGCCCATGTTGAAGTTAAGACCTG TACCTGGAAATGGAAGGGTTATTCGATACGATATCAGTGTGCTGGGAGCAGTGGACTGGCATTGGTCTTAGTTCATGGATTTGGAGCAAACAG TGATCACTGGAGGAAAAATATACCAGTTCTTGCACAGTCACAGAAGGTATATGCAATTGATCTTATTGGTTATGGGTATTCAGAAAAACCCAGTCCTAGTGATTTTGGAAGTGATTCGTTCTATACATTTGAGACATGGGGCGCCCAACTAAATGATTTTTGCACTGATGTGGTTAAAGATGAAGCATTCTTTATATGCAATTCAATTGGAG GACTTGTTGGCCTTCAGGCAGCTATTATGAAGCCACAGATATGTAAAGGCGTTCTCCTACTTAATATATCTCTCCGGATGCTTCATATAACTAAGCAGCCATGGTTTGGAAGACCTCTGATCAGAGCATTTCAGAATCTCCTAAG AAATACTGCATTGGGAAAATACTTTTTTAAATCTGTTGCCACGCCAGATTCTGTGAAGAATATCCTTTGCCAG TGTTACCATGACACTTCTCAAGTGACAGACGAATTAGTCCAGGCTATCCTTCTCCCTGGACTTGAGCCAGGTGCTGTGGATGTTTTTCTCGAGTTCATATGTTATTCAGATGGCCCTCTTCCTGAGGAACTCCTGCCTCAAGTGAAG TGCCCTGTTTTAATTGCATGGGGTGACAAAGATCCATGGGAACCAATCGAACTTGGAAGAGCCTATGGAGATTTTGACACTGTTGAAGATTTTGTTGTGCTACCTGATGTTGGCCACTGCCCTCAG GATGAAGCACCGCATCTTGTAAACCCACTTGTGGAGTCTTTCGTTGCACGCCATGCTACAACAACTTACTAG
- the LOC141672367 gene encoding uncharacterized protein LOC141672367 isoform X2: MSTWKWKGYSIRYQCAGSSGLALVLVHGFGANSDHWRKNIPVLAQSQKVYAIDLIGYGYSEKPSPSDFGSDSFYTFETWGAQLNDFCTDVVKDEAFFICNSIGGLVGLQAAIMKPQICKGVLLLNISLRMLHITKQPWFGRPLIRAFQNLLRNTALGKYFFKSVATPDSVKNILCQCYHDTSQVTDELVQAILLPGLEPGAVDVFLEFICYSDGPLPEELLPQVKCPVLIAWGDKDPWEPIELGRAYGDFDTVEDFVVLPDVGHCPQDEAPHLVNPLVESFVARHATTTY, translated from the exons ATGAG TACCTGGAAATGGAAGGGTTATTCGATACGATATCAGTGTGCTGGGAGCAGTGGACTGGCATTGGTCTTAGTTCATGGATTTGGAGCAAACAG TGATCACTGGAGGAAAAATATACCAGTTCTTGCACAGTCACAGAAGGTATATGCAATTGATCTTATTGGTTATGGGTATTCAGAAAAACCCAGTCCTAGTGATTTTGGAAGTGATTCGTTCTATACATTTGAGACATGGGGCGCCCAACTAAATGATTTTTGCACTGATGTGGTTAAAGATGAAGCATTCTTTATATGCAATTCAATTGGAG GACTTGTTGGCCTTCAGGCAGCTATTATGAAGCCACAGATATGTAAAGGCGTTCTCCTACTTAATATATCTCTCCGGATGCTTCATATAACTAAGCAGCCATGGTTTGGAAGACCTCTGATCAGAGCATTTCAGAATCTCCTAAG AAATACTGCATTGGGAAAATACTTTTTTAAATCTGTTGCCACGCCAGATTCTGTGAAGAATATCCTTTGCCAG TGTTACCATGACACTTCTCAAGTGACAGACGAATTAGTCCAGGCTATCCTTCTCCCTGGACTTGAGCCAGGTGCTGTGGATGTTTTTCTCGAGTTCATATGTTATTCAGATGGCCCTCTTCCTGAGGAACTCCTGCCTCAAGTGAAG TGCCCTGTTTTAATTGCATGGGGTGACAAAGATCCATGGGAACCAATCGAACTTGGAAGAGCCTATGGAGATTTTGACACTGTTGAAGATTTTGTTGTGCTACCTGATGTTGGCCACTGCCCTCAG GATGAAGCACCGCATCTTGTAAACCCACTTGTGGAGTCTTTCGTTGCACGCCATGCTACAACAACTTACTAG
- the LOC141673194 gene encoding uncharacterized protein LOC141673194: MTNITSLSFVSLDISGDNYLSWVQDVKLHLGSKKLSDIIKAEYKSTAEENFTSIIFLRHHMHEDLKSEYLEVEDPFILWKNLKDRYDHPKLVYLPAAENDWANLRLQDFKSVRAYSSVLFKISSRLIMCGEKVTEKRKIDKTLSAFHPNNINLAEIYRERKFTKFGDLLSTLLVAEQNHELVIKNHQSRPTRSAPLPKVNNMSFQQNVRGKGYKGGRDQGRYRGRGRSHRHFCSYNNSGHRQWQSESQSKRKASRGGNAENVCYRCGMNGHWTRAIGALMYLANNTRPYIAFAVNLLARFSSAPMDRH, translated from the exons atGACAAATATTACAAGCTTGTCGTTCGTTTCCTTGGACATTTCTGGcgataattatttatcatgggtACAAGATGTAAAGTTGCACTTGGGTTCAAAGAAATTAAGCGATATAATAAAGGCAGAATATAAATCCACGGCTGAAGAAAACTTTACCTCCATAATTTTTCTCCGACACCACATGCATGAAGATTTAAAATCCGAGTATTTAGAAGTCGAGGATCCTTTTATTTTATGGAAAAATCTAAAGGATAGGTACGATCACCCGAAACTAGTTTATCTACCTGCAGCTGAAAATGATTGGGCTAATTTAAGACTTCAAGATTTTAAGAGTGTCCGAGCATATAGCTCTGTTTTGTTCAAAATAAGTTCTAGGCTTATTATGTGTGGTGAGAAAGTTACGGAAAAAAGAAAAATCGATAAAACACTATCAGCTTTTCACCCCAACAATATCAACTTAGCAGAGATATACAGGGAGCGTAAATTTACTAAGTTTGGGGATCTTCTATCAACTCTCCTCGTTGCTGAACAGAATCATGAATTGGTGATTAAGAATCATCAATCCCGTCCAACAAGATCTGCCCCATTACCTAAAGTAAATAACATGTCATTCCAGCAGAATGTACGTGGAAAAGGGTATAAAGGTGGACGAGACCAAGGGCGGTACCGTGGACGAGGTCGGAGCCACAGACATTTTTGTTCATATAACAACTCTGGTCACCGGCAGTGGCAATCTGAATCACAGAGTAAAAGAAAGGCATCACGAGGAGGAAACGCTGAAAATGTTTGCTATAGGTGCGGCATGAATGGGCACTGGACAC GTGCAATTGGTGCACTTATGTATCTTGCAAATAATACAAGGCCATATATTGCATTTGCTGTGAATTTATTGGCTAGATTTAGCTCTGCTCCGATGGACAGACATTGA